A stretch of DNA from Lycium ferocissimum isolate CSIRO_LF1 chromosome 4, AGI_CSIRO_Lferr_CH_V1, whole genome shotgun sequence:
TATAATGTTTATAACTTCTTTTGTGTAGTCCATGTCACAAGTCCTTCATCTGAAAATGGTTTGTTCTTAAGtattaagagttttggtaaaaaatgaaaagggaagGGTCAACTGTAGGAACTGTAAgattaagtcatcatttgaaGATTAGTTAAGATCAATCTAATCAGTCTAACCAGCTAGCAAGATGATCATTAATTTGTAACTTGGTTAGTGATCACTTTTTAAATTGAAAGGTATACAAATGGGAGGGAATAGTTGTCCAGGATGAGAGTCTATTATGCTATCTCTGATCTCTTGTTCGTTAGTCCTATCCTCATCATTTGTCTTGTCTAACTAAAGAGGTAATTTGTCATAAGGGTAGACTGATATGCCATACACTCTTGCATCTGTATTTATATTCATTCATGTATAAGCCCTAGTTTGATAGACGATCCTAAGTGTTCAAACTTAATAAGTCCAAAATATTAAGAGAAGGTTGGAATAAAGTAGTTTGGTCATATCTGGTCAAGTTCCTGAACAGTTTAGAGATTGgggcttttcttttttcttgtctttttttaGAAATATAAGGGTTGTTTTCTTTTCTGTGTGAATGAGTGAAGAATATGGTGATCATAACTCATGGTCTTTGATTGTCTAGGCTTAAAATATGAAGATAAGTAGGAAAGATCCTATAAGTCTAGTCTAAGtgaaagaaaaggataaaaaggattaaaaaaaaaaagggaaaactgtAGTTGAAACCTTAAGAAAATGTTTGACTTTGATATATGAACTGTGTAGTCTTCTTTTGGGACATGCTCAAGGGTAATAGAAGAGGACCATAGGTGTGGATGTGTGGGTTGAAACCACTTGACTAATGgaaaagtcttttaaagacatcttaggagaatattgagaaagggtcAAGTATCACTTGACCCATAGTATCTTTCTTCCCAAAATAAGAGTTTGTCATGGAATTCTTCATAAGTCTATGGGGTGTAACCTGCTACCTTCGCACACTTGGTGTTTTCCTTGCCATTTTGCTGAGTTAAATGGATCCTAAAAACTGAATTTCTTGTGCATTATTAATTGTTCACTTAGATTAATAAACCTAGCCTTGATGTTTGACTTTGGACTTAAATGAATTATGTTGGTCTGCTCTAATATGTCTTAAAGGAGGTGGGTTGATTAGGCTAGATAATGTGTGGTGATCTAAAAGATTGCAGCCTTTGCTAAAAACTGGAAAGAGGAAAAGGCTTTCTAAAAGGAATAgtgtttattttgaaaataaggcaAGAAAAGTTTTATGTGGATGATATAATAAGGTGTAACAAACTCTTTAATATTTGGTTAGGCTGGGTTCATGATTAAGATCTTTATGTAAATTCTGTATGCATTGATTTGATTCCAATTTGTGTTTGAAAGATGGTctgttttctcctttttcctaAGTCATAGTAACACCTTAAAAGTAAGGAAATCATGGTTTGCATCCATTTAAGGTGGCAGTACCACTACAAAAAAAACTGGTTTTAGCGACGGACGAAATCCGTCGCTAAATAGCATATATCACCAATATAGCTACAGAATAACTACAGAATTGAATCCGTCGGTAAAATCCTTGTAGCTAGAAATTTGCcgacaaaaaaaatgaatccgtCTCTGAATTAACGATAGATTTTATTTGTTGCCAATATGAGCGACGAATGAAATCCGTCACGATGTTAATAAATTTCGACGCTAATTGTATGAGTTATTTCGTCGTTTCTTCTGATTGGCGACCAATAGTTTTTGTCGCTAATTCCGTAGCCAATTCTTTTAATACACATTTCTGCATTCCCTTTTGGCGACGAAAATAATTTGTCGAAACATTTGAAATCCGTCgcaaatcttttttattttttattttatataatattttaaatacacCTGTCCAAGCATATATTAGATACTCATGTAATAACTTAATTAATAGAAACTAATATTCTACAAGGTCCAAAATACATAGCGAGAATGCAAAATAAGTTTGGAGCATCCACAACGATAATATCCAAACCgaaaaatccaaaatcatatgcaacatCCATAAAGTCCAAACAACAAAACTAACAACCATAAAGTCCAAACCACAAAACTAACTAATGAGAGACTGGAGAGCCACAATCATCATCAGAAACCGATGCATGAACTTTATCAATGTTGGCGATGGGCGGAGCTGAAACTATAGGTGCCATAGATGATGGATGGTCGTTAGGAGTGTCCATCTGAGAAGAGACTGAAGGATTCAATCCACGTACCCGCTCAACAATAATAGGAAGTAAGCGATCAGTCAGTGCAGGAATTATGCTATCAGTCAGTGCAGGAATTAATCGCGTCACTAACTCATCCAAAGTTCCCGTCGCCGCTGGTTGAGCATTCGGAGGTGGTACTGAGGATGTAGCATCAGATGCAGAAGAAGGACGAAGATTCGGCCCATAATATAAGTGTGCTTGAGATCCAAGACCAtatattcttcttttctttaccCCTCCTACGGCTTCGTAATAGGCTTGACATTGATCAACTTCAGATTGAGTTTGTGATTGATTTTGTagtatttcttgatatttttcctgTAAATGAGAGTGATAATTAGTTAAGCTCATTTCACTAATAGTAAGCAAATGTACGAGAACCATTAAATAcaacaagaataaaaatgaGGTTCATAAAAGCATTTTACAATGCTTACCAACTGTCATATGttggcaaatatggaaaagcAAGTGCACTGCCAGGTTTGATAACAAAAAACTGTCTCACTGGTTCATTATCCAGCAAGTGACCAAGATGATCACTATGATCATTCATTTACAATTCATCTACAGTTCCTTGACCTGCAACTACTAAATTGCAAAGCAAGCTCGCGAGCTAGTAAAAAGAAAATCACTTTCTAAATAATGAGATATAAGTGTTCTCCAAGAAAGTCCTCTAGCTGCAAAAAGAAAATCCTTGCTGGCCAAACAAGCTTGAAATCACCATTCCTAACACCGGTACTAAGATTACTATGTAAAAGGGAATACAAACTTCCATTCTGCATATACTGATACACCAAAAACCTTTCAGTAACAACTATATAAAAACCTAATAAAGGCACTAAATTCGGGTGCCTAAGTTGCCCCAACTGATTCATCTCGGACCGAAACTGTTTTTCGCTTATTTACAACTACTCAGCCTTTTAATAGCTAATGCAGATCCATCCGGCAACATAGCTCTATAAGAAACACCATTCCTAGTTGAAATTACAATATTTTCACTATCAAAAGAATTAGTACCTGCTAATAAATCATTAAGCTTAATCTTGTTAATAGGTTTTTGAAACAATGTAAACTGAACAATCTTAAAAGCTCTCAACTTTTCAACCCAATCACTACCATTATTACTACTTCCTTTACCATCACCAAGCTCTCTATTTTCCTAGTTTGGCTGAACCAAAAACCATCTCCAAATCCCAAATCCAAGAATTAAAGATCCTAAAGCACCAACACCACCAACAGCTATAATAATAACAAGACTCTTATTACTCAACTTACTACATTTATTTCCAAGTGGATTCCCACAAAGTCCATTATTCCCTTCAACAACTAACTATGCTCTCTAAAAGATGCGAATAAATCTGTGCAGAGATCAATGAAAGAATCTGTGCAGAACTTAGTAATCACTAGTTACTACCAAACAAAAATTTCAAACAAGCGGATGTGAAGAGTAGATGGTAAAGATTGGACCCAAGTCCCGAGTAGGAGAAGCTGCATTTTTTGGTGTACCAGAACTTCATATAGATAACAGGTGCATAGATAAAAACCTAACTCTTTATTCAACATTAAGGAGCCAAAGAATTATAGCGGCTTACACAAAAAAGTACTTAGTCAAATAAACCAATTATAGATCTGTTAAGAAAACAAATTATCTCTAATCAACTAGCTTACATAGATGAAGATGAGTGAGCTTACATCATAGACCATTGCAAGCATTGATATAAAAAACCAACTTATGTACACTTGAGTTCTACGAAGGAAGAAGATGCTTAAAGTAATGAAACTAAAGTCAGAAAACCAATAGGTGATTTACTTGCAGAAGTATACAAAATTGACCATAAGCATAAATTTACTACATTAACATGATAGTGCCCAATTCCCAGCTCAACGATAATAAAATCCAATGGTTCTCGGTTGGTATGATTTACGAGGATAAAAGCATCCAAAAACACAGGCATTACTTAACTCACTAGAAGGACATGGATTTTAAGATCAATATTAAAAATTTCCCCAACTTCACATTTGACACACTAGAAAGACCTTTATTTGACACACCGAACCGTTTCAACCGATCCAACCTGCCAATCTCAAATGGTATTGATCTAGCAATTTTGTTGTCATTTAGCAAAAAGGTGTTCAAGAATTTGCAGTTAATAAACTCAGGTGGTatgaacaaagaaaaagagTTACCAGAAAGATCAAGATTAACTAAATAAGGTAACCAAGAACAAATTTGAACAGGTAGTGAACCTGAAAGTGACTTCCTAGAAAGATCAAGTGATTGAAGTGTCTTTAGTGAACCAGATAAAGACATAGAAGTAAGTTGAAGTGAAATGAGCCTACTTTGAGAAAACAAAAGCAGAATTATTGATTTACTCTGCTAAAGGAATATGAGTGTTCAGAAAACATATTTGTTAACATAAAAAAACTGAACTGAAATCAGACAGTACATGACTGTAAATCTGCCACTTTATATAATGGTAGTGCTAATCTTGGATTAGATAGCTTTGCAAATGGTTGTGTAGTTGAGTTGATATTTAACCATCCCCCTTCCATCTAGTATGTTAAAAACTTACTCGTACCCAGTGTTTAACAAAGCCCTATCAAGACTTGTTTGGtgtttaaattaaactaacggATGCAGATGGGGTTTTTTTTTACACACTTTTGTTGTGATTAAGTATTTTACCCATCTAGTACTTGTGTCTTAATTTCTGGCATGGCTTTTACTCTTGGTTTCCTTATAAGCATCATTTATATATGTAGTTAATGTTTCCCACTATGTTTAAGATAGTATCTTTAAGTAGCTTTGAGGAGATTCCATCTTTTAAACAAACTTGCCTTGTGTGCAGGGATTATGTGAGCAGATTGTAAAGGTTTTGCTGATAGTGGTGCTGCTATTTCTGTAGGGTACTAGTCCTGATGTGGTTACTTATAGCACTTTAATGAAGGCCTTTATGAGGGCTAAAAAGTTCGATCAGGTTTGGCTTCTAATATTGCTATCAGCCATTGGCTTTCGCTCTTTTCTTGAATGTGATGGGACTAAACAAAGAAACTTCCTATAGAAGATTATAGAATGTGGACTCACATGCACGATTCGGGCTCGCTCAccaacaaaatattttccatcatgACCGTGTGTATGGACGTGCAAATGTACCTCACTTGGTGTTGGATCTCGACCCTTTTTAATAGCCtatacaagaaaaaaatatacatagttTAGTAACTTCCAAAACCAACAAAAACAGCAACCAATGTCACAGTAGAGAATATATTTTGACATATTCCTTTTACATATGCAGAGTCCATATCAGAATATGttcatgaaaatttaaaaactaattGAAGGCAGGAAATCAGTAAAAAGTTCTGgtgaaaatgagagaaaaaatttaaaaactaataGTATTAATTAGTCTGTGGCGGTCCATGAACCCATACAGTCAATGGATAATCGGTCCTGATCACTATCTTCAGAATTTGTTCGCAAATAGGCTATATCGCAAGTCCAATAAACACAATTATAGAATACATGTCTTTCTAATTGGATATGTAGGTAACTGCCATAGCCGGCTCATAGtatatttaaagaaaaattgagaatttGACATGATCAGGAAAAAGGATCAACACTAATGAAAGCTGGTTTCTGTAATTAAGTCATACGTTACGTCCGTTCGGTGGCACCCAATTCTCATACGTTATGTCTGTTACTATACCCGAAATAATGAGTAAATGACTCAATTAATGAGTGAAAATATGCTATTTTTATTGCTCAGCAAATTTTTTTAGTGAGAAAATTAGAGATAAAGGCCAAttcttttatataattatatagaTTTTCAGCATTTTCAACCTGCAACTGATGAAGCAGTCTAAATTTTCGAAAACAACAAATAACTTACAAGTCCAAACTTGCCAACATAAACATACTGCAACTGATGAGGCATTCACCTTCATGATGGCAATTTAGTTAGGCAAAGGCCAAAGCCACAAAATTAACTTACAAGTCTCTTGTGATGCTCTCCGATGGAAATAGATCCGCCCGTGTGAGTCCCACTAGCAACTGCATCCTCACCGCCACGACGATTCTTTGAAGctatttttgatttttcaataacCTTAGGATCTGCCCAATATTTCTTCCAACTTTCCCATGTTTCTTTCGGAACATAAACTGGCCGAATTCCCTCACCTTTTATTGAGCTAACGAAATCACAGTACCTTCTCGCTGCCTTTCTACGCCATTGCTTCCTCACTTCACTATCAATCGAAGAATCCCAATAGAATGCcttctgaaataattttacaGAGTAGAGTATAACAATAAACTCATCATCTCagcagaaaaaaattataagacaTGAGTTATAAGAAAAGCACCATCAGTCACCCAATAAACGGGAAAGTAAAAGAACTGCAGCTTTCTCTAACAGGTGAAAAGAATGAGATGTTACCCGTGTTGCAAggaattgagacagagggattATTAGACATGTTCTTGGTTACTTACTATGACAGCTTCGATTAAGAATAAAGCTCTACATCTCATAGTcaaagttaaataaaaaaaatctatttttcgTTCTGAACACTAACGGTAATTAGTGACAAACGTTTCAGTTATTATACCTCGAATTCTCCGAAATAAAAATCTTTTGTCTCTTGTGAGACACTTTTCCAGTTAACTCCATTAGGCTCAATTTCATTCTTGAAAATCTCAGTTATCGTCTCAGAGCATAATCTCGATGGTTCCAACCTGGACAAATTTGAAGACATTATATGAAGTCTATTATAAAGCAACTAcagtataaaaataataatggtGCAAGAAGAAACTAACCctgaaggagaaagaaaaataagcaTCCGCTGCACGTTACTGTTGCTCTCACCTTCACCTACTGCATCACTCTGAGCAGATGAACCTTCACCTATTGCGTTTCTCTGAGTAGACGCACCCTCGCCTATTACGTTGCTCTCATTAGGTATAATAGGAGATGATTCAGAAATGGATGGGGTGCTACCATGACCTGATGTTTGAATGGGTGGCGTAGTAGTAGGACATGTTTGAACTTGGTCTTGCCCACCTGAGGAATTGGTACCACCTTGTTGAGAACTAATTGTGGGAACAGGAACAGAAGGCATATTACCTCGACCAGCGCTACCTCGACCTCTAGTTGAGGTCTTGATTACGCGGCCTATGCTACCTCGACCTCTGCCACGAGCCATAtctacaagaaaaaaaaggcaATCATCTTTTAGATAATCAGCATGAGAGTAAGCAATTGAAACCACTGATTACAGACAAAAAATGGGCAGTAAATTATTGGTTTTGCACAATAATTATGCTTTTTATTATTGAAATTCGACCAACTTCCTGTGACCAAATTCACAAAAACATGTTAGGTTTATGGATCCTTACTTTCCTGATGAAATTTTTATAAGGAAAGTTAAAGGATGAATGTCAAGCTGTATATAAAAGGTGATCAGTTAAAATGAAAGAAGTCAAAACTCCACAAAAGGTCCATTTGCAATAGTAAACTCAGGTTAATACCTTCAATGTTAAGAAATGAAATCACAGTGGACGCAACTAACAGAAATGAAAGAAATCATCACAAGCAAACTGTTTTCTTTAAAGATTACACACAAAAAATGGACAGTAAATTAAATTGTGCAAAACCATAGAATTATTGCTAGATTTTCAGCATAGTAAGCAATGGATATATTAAGAAAAAGTCTTTGGATTGTGCATACATTATGAAAATGACTAAGAAGCTTAGACATCCAAGACAACCAACAAATGTAGACATATCACATACTTATAACATCCAAAACATATTACTACAAACAAAAGTTAATAAAGATACAGTAGCACATTTCTATCAACACACTAGTCAGTATCTATTTCTTCTTCGAACTCCTCCTCATCATCCTCCTCAGTTTCATACTCATCTCCGTAGATTCTTCTTCAGAGTCTTGATGCTCTTCTTCGGATTCATGATGCTCTGGAAACAATCCATCATCAATTGGTTCATCCATTTCAATTGCTTCCACATTTGGATCATGCAGGAGTATAACTTCATCAACGGTCATATTCATATCTATCTCATGGacttcaacttcttcaacttGGAATGGAAGATTTAGTTCCACTTCCGGAGTTGTGATCACTTCCTCATCAggtaattcaataacatttcgaGGTTTGACTTTCAATACAGCTAACCAATCATCCTTGTCCTTTTTTGTGCTAGGATAAGACACATAACACACTTGAGTTGCTTGCATCGCAAGAATAAAAGGTTCATATTTGTTAAACCGACGACGATGGTTAATGTCGACTAATTTGTACTGATTATGCTCCTTAACACCAACATTCATAGTTGGATCAAACCATTCACACTTTAATAATGTAGTTTGCTTTAAAGGTGCTTCACGGTATTCCACTTGTATAATCTCTTGTATCCGTCCATAGTAATCACCAACATTTGGATCCGAGATACAAACTCCACTGTTCATTGTTGATCTAGCACTACCGCGACGTAATGTGTGAAATTTGTATCCATTAACAAAACACATTGGATAAGCATATGCTCTTATTAATGGTCCATGAGCAAGACTACGCAAGTATTTGTTCTCAATATGATTGGATCGAAcctattttaagaaaattataagACTTAGTCATATTTCACAAGCCATTTTAAGCAGTCATAGTTTAAAAGATAATGATTGATGGAGGCTTACATATTCCTTGAACCATATAGAAAAATATGTTTCAAGACTCTCATCTATTTGATCTTGAGATAGATTCGGGAACTCTTCTTGCAAACGTTGCACATACATGCTTCATTGCAACAAAGTAAGTTAAATAGAAACTCATAATATATGGAtatattctttattttaaataactttATAATGTTACCTCACAAATGGCTCAACCTCTTTAGTATTTAGTAAAATATAAGTTTGGGCAGCCTTGATTTCTTCAAGGGAcaaatctctctttttttcttctcccgATAGTTTGCATGGATGAGTGAATATTGAAACATTTCCTTCAATATCTTCTACAACACCACCATCATTGTTACGGGCCACATTTTGATGACGTGAGATAACATGAGGTTCAAAATAATGAGAAAACAATTGTGTTGACTCCGCCATCAAGTATGCTTCGCAAATGGAACCCTCAACACTAGCTTTGTTCCCAATCATGTTTTTAAGAGTTCTAAGGTACCTATAAATGTAAACAAATAAATTATTGGATACTTGTCACCattaaagaatatatattttatatttaccTCTCAAAAGGGTACATCCATCTGTATTGTACAGGTCCAGCAATCCGTGCTTCATATGGTGTGCACGGGTAAATGTTCCATTGAGTTAAAGAATCCCGGGGGAAATATGCGTTCTAACTTACACAAGATCTGTGGGATGTGTACCTCTAATCTCTCCAAGTCCACCACTCGAAGAACAGTTGAAGTAAGatctttaaaaaacaaactcAACTCTGTAAGTGCCTGCCACACATTACTAGGAAGTAGCTCACGAAAGGCAATTGGCAATAGTCGTTGCATAAACACATGACAATCATGACTTTTCATGCCAAATAACTTAAATTTGTCCGTGTCCAGGCATCGACTCATGTTCGAAACATACCCATCTGGAAACTTCACACCTTCCAACCAATCGAACAAGACaactttttcattcttttctattGTATATGAAGCTTTGGGATAGCTTCCATCAGGATTCCTTGCTAACTGCGGTCGATCGCAATATTTTGCAATATCTAGACGTGCTTTCGGATTGTCTTTGGTTTTGCCAACAACATTAAGAACAGTGTTAAACACATTATCAAAGACATTCTTCTCAATATGCATGACATCAAGATTATGTCGTATCAAGTTAGAACTCCAATAAGGCAAATCCCAAAAGATGCTTCGTTTTTTCCATCCGCATGAATTACATATCCTCTTATTAACTTCTTGTGCATCTAACTCAGTTACTTTTCTTATCCCCAACTCACAAATTTGATTCAAAATTTCTTCTCCTGTTCTAACGGTAGGTGGTGGCCTTGTGACAGTATGACCTTTAAGAAAGTTTTTACGATCTCTCCTAAATGGATGATTTTGATTAAGAAACATTCTATGACTGTCAAACCAAGTTGTTTTCCCACCATGTTTTAATCTGAATGATTGTGTTTCCtccatacaataaggacatgctAAGTTTCCACCTGTACTCCATCCTGATAACATAGAATATCTTTGGAAAGTCATTGATTGTCCACATCAAAGCTGCCCTTAAttgaaagttttgctttttGAGATGTCAAATGCTTCTACACTGTCTCCCACAACAAAGTCAATTCCTTTATTAGAGGTTGCAGATAAACATCAATTTTTTGTTTAGGATTGTGTGGCCTCGGTACAATGACCATTAAGAACATGTATGCCTCCTTCATACACATCCCTGGAGGCAAATTATATGGAGTGACAATTACAGGCCACGAAGAGTATTTTCTCCCGTCGA
This window harbors:
- the LOC132053527 gene encoding uncharacterized protein LOC132053527, which codes for PTGKLLFKPTGKFAAILILSLCLFLIYHGFRKELYFIKLFRKELYFIKFFKKLSKDMARGRGRGSIGRVIKTSTRGRGSAGRGNMPSVPVPTISSQQGGTNSSGGQDQVQTCPTTTPPIQTSGHGSTPSISESSPIIPNESNVIGEGASTQRNAIGEGSSAQSDAVGEGESNSNVQRMLIFLSPSGLEPSRLCSETITEIFKNEIEPNGVNWKSVSQETKDFYFGEFEKAFYWDSSIDSEVRKQWRRKAARRYCDFVSSIKGEGIRPVYVPKETWESWKKYWADPKVIEKSKIASKNRRGGEDAVASGTHTGGSISIGEHHKRLAIKKGRDPTPSEVHLHVHTHGHDGKYFVGERARIVHEKYQEILQNQSQTQSEVDQCQAYYEAVGGVKKRRIYGLGSQAHLYYGPNLRPSSASDATSSVPPPNAQPAATGTLDELVTRLIPALTDSIIPALTDRLLPIIVERVRGLNPSVSSQMDTPNDHPSSMAPIVSAPPIANIDKVHASVSDDDCGSPVSH